A genome region from Micromonospora inyonensis includes the following:
- a CDS encoding extracellular catalytic domain type 1 short-chain-length polyhydroxyalkanoate depolymerase — MMLLTALCREATTSRTAGAPAGTRRLRSPSLLAGLLVALVGLTALAGCTGNGGDDRRGGDGAPAPSATGRASGSDVPAGSSEHTLTVDGRERTYRLYRPASLQLTGAVPLVVMLHGAAGTGEQAEEAYGWTEEADRGGFVVAFPDGLKRAWAVSEHCCGQPARQGVDDVAFIEALVGALRDRVQVDPARTYVTGISNGGLLAYRLACDTDLFAAVGAVATTLAGECASPAPVSVLHIHGLRDETMPYRGGPGKRDNGGTGRNPVKIDGPPLTELMATWRAVDDCPAPTERTDGPVTRSTTSCPQGRAVDLITIADAGHQWPGGKPNPRAEQLLGLEPPSTALDATAEIWKFFSAHPRPAGS, encoded by the coding sequence ATGATGCTTTTGACTGCCCTTTGCCGGGAGGCCACGACCTCCCGTACCGCGGGTGCCCCCGCCGGCACCCGCCGGCTCCGCTCCCCGTCCCTGCTCGCCGGGCTCCTCGTCGCCCTGGTCGGACTGACCGCCCTCGCCGGGTGCACCGGCAACGGCGGCGACGACCGGCGCGGCGGCGACGGTGCGCCGGCACCGAGCGCCACCGGGCGCGCGTCCGGCTCCGACGTGCCGGCCGGGTCGAGCGAGCACACCCTCACCGTCGACGGCCGGGAGCGCACCTACCGGCTGTACCGACCGGCCTCGCTCCAACTGACCGGTGCGGTGCCGCTGGTCGTCATGCTGCACGGCGCGGCCGGCACCGGCGAGCAGGCCGAGGAGGCGTACGGCTGGACCGAGGAGGCCGACCGGGGCGGCTTCGTGGTCGCCTTCCCGGACGGACTGAAGCGGGCCTGGGCGGTCAGCGAACACTGCTGCGGTCAACCGGCCCGGCAGGGGGTCGACGACGTCGCCTTCATCGAGGCGCTCGTCGGCGCCCTCCGCGACCGGGTGCAGGTGGACCCGGCCCGCACCTATGTCACCGGGATCTCCAACGGCGGGCTGCTGGCGTACCGGCTGGCCTGCGACACCGACCTCTTCGCCGCGGTCGGCGCGGTGGCGACCACACTGGCCGGCGAGTGCGCGTCACCGGCCCCGGTCAGCGTGCTGCACATCCACGGACTGCGCGACGAGACCATGCCGTACCGGGGTGGTCCGGGCAAGCGTGACAACGGCGGTACCGGCCGCAATCCGGTGAAGATCGACGGGCCGCCGTTGACCGAGCTGATGGCGACGTGGCGCGCGGTGGACGACTGCCCCGCACCGACGGAGCGCACCGACGGGCCGGTGACCCGGTCGACGACGTCCTGCCCGCAGGGCCGCGCCGTCGACCTGATCACCATCGCCGACGCCGGCCACCAGTGGCCGGGCGGGAAGCCGAACCCCCGCGCCGAGCAGCTTCTCGGCCTCGAACCCCCCTCGACCGCGTTGGACGCGACTGCGGAGATCTGGAAGTTCTTCAGCGCGCACCCCCGACCGGCCGGCTCCTGA
- a CDS encoding ABC transporter permease yields MTALDTPTPVRREVRDRPPAARVFLALLRRDLLVTGKELWVILIQVGMTPLFMLFVFSTILGGQGIVERSFANLFLPGVIALAALTTALQSTALPLVKEFGFTMEIEDRLLAPLPTSLVAVGKLVVATIRGLLAAVLMYPLGALVVGSAPWRLEGLPTALLVALLGAWVGGGIGMTLSTILPIQRINVTFSVIVTPIIWTGCIHYPWPRLESMRWFQVVTAFNPMTYVSEGVRGAMLPDVPHMPGWVCLLALTGMAAALTWLSVRSFTRRAVQ; encoded by the coding sequence GTGACCGCCCTCGACACCCCCACCCCGGTACGCCGCGAGGTCCGGGACCGCCCGCCCGCCGCCCGGGTCTTCCTCGCCCTGCTCCGCCGTGACCTGCTGGTCACCGGCAAGGAGTTGTGGGTGATCCTGATCCAGGTCGGCATGACCCCGCTGTTCATGCTCTTCGTGTTCAGCACGATCCTCGGCGGGCAGGGCATCGTCGAACGGTCGTTCGCCAACCTCTTCCTGCCCGGCGTGATCGCGCTGGCCGCCCTCACCACCGCGTTGCAGAGCACCGCCCTGCCGCTGGTGAAGGAGTTCGGCTTCACCATGGAGATCGAGGACCGGCTGCTCGCCCCGCTTCCCACCAGCCTGGTCGCGGTGGGGAAGCTGGTGGTCGCCACCATCCGGGGCCTGCTCGCGGCGGTGCTGATGTACCCGCTCGGGGCCCTGGTGGTCGGCTCCGCGCCGTGGCGGCTGGAGGGCCTGCCGACCGCCCTGCTGGTGGCCCTGCTCGGCGCGTGGGTGGGCGGCGGCATCGGGATGACCCTCTCCACCATCCTCCCGATCCAGCGGATCAACGTCACCTTCTCGGTCATCGTCACGCCGATCATCTGGACCGGCTGCATCCACTACCCGTGGCCCCGGCTGGAGTCGATGCGCTGGTTCCAGGTGGTCACCGCCTTCAACCCGATGACGTACGTCTCGGAGGGGGTGCGGGGCGCGATGCTGCCCGACGTACCGCACATGCCGGGTTGGGTCTGCCTGCTGGCGCTGACCGGGATGGCCGCCGCCCTGACCTGGCTCAGCGTCCGGTCCTTCACCCGGCGGGCCGTCCAGTGA
- a CDS encoding ABC transporter ATP-binding protein, whose product MPSRDGPAVEVVDLVKRYPRATTNAVDGLSFTVAPGETFGLFGPNGAGKSTTIGILTTRLRATGGRALVGGVDVSRDPVGARANLAVVPQHNNLDRALTPRQNLLYHAAYHGVPRAEAEERAKVLLDRFGLTERADRRIEAYSGGMAQRLMIARAWMHEPEVLFLDEPTNALDPQTRLLIWSRIREMRERGVSIVLTTHQMNDAANLVDRVGIVDHGKLLTLDTPQNLVRGLAGQAILDLTVTPTARDDADEVVAALRELDGVRKAERRPLPVGAAGAGRGGAGRAALATLGPGALAALAARARANGNASTATLAGAGGGRIRVRLHLATDPAALLGPALAVLTGRSATLNDIHIGEPSLEDVFIELTGRDPR is encoded by the coding sequence ATGCCCAGCAGAGACGGTCCGGCGGTCGAGGTCGTCGACCTCGTCAAGCGCTACCCCCGGGCCACGACCAACGCCGTCGACGGACTGTCGTTCACCGTCGCGCCGGGTGAGACCTTCGGGCTGTTCGGGCCGAACGGGGCCGGAAAGTCGACCACCATCGGCATCCTCACCACGCGGCTCCGGGCCACCGGCGGCCGGGCCCTGGTCGGCGGCGTCGACGTCAGCCGGGACCCGGTCGGCGCCCGCGCCAACCTGGCGGTGGTGCCCCAGCACAACAACCTCGACCGCGCACTGACCCCCCGGCAGAACCTGCTCTACCACGCCGCCTACCACGGGGTGCCCCGGGCCGAGGCCGAGGAACGGGCGAAGGTGCTGCTGGACCGTTTCGGCCTAACCGAGCGCGCGGACCGGCGGATCGAGGCGTACTCGGGCGGGATGGCGCAGCGGCTGATGATCGCGCGGGCCTGGATGCACGAGCCCGAGGTGCTCTTCCTCGACGAGCCGACCAACGCGCTGGACCCGCAGACCCGGCTGCTGATCTGGAGCCGGATCCGGGAGATGCGCGAGCGCGGCGTCTCCATCGTGCTCACCACGCACCAGATGAACGACGCCGCCAACCTGGTCGACCGGGTGGGCATCGTGGACCACGGCAAGCTGCTCACCCTGGACACCCCGCAGAACCTGGTCCGGGGTCTGGCCGGGCAGGCCATCCTGGACCTCACGGTCACCCCGACCGCCCGCGACGACGCCGACGAGGTCGTCGCCGCGCTGCGCGAGCTGGACGGCGTACGCAAGGCGGAGCGCCGGCCGCTGCCCGTCGGCGCGGCCGGCGCGGGTCGGGGTGGTGCGGGCCGGGCCGCGCTCGCCACGTTGGGACCGGGCGCACTGGCCGCGCTCGCCGCCCGCGCGCGGGCCAACGGCAACGCGTCGACCGCCACCCTGGCCGGGGCCGGCGGGGGGCGGATCCGGGTACGCCTCCACCTGGCCACCGACCCCGCCGCGCTGCTCGGTCCGGCGTTGGCCGTGCTCACCGGACGGTCGGCGACGCTCAACGACATCCACATCGGCGAGCCGAGCCTGGAGGACGTCTTCATCGAACTCACCGGAAGGGATCCGCGGTGA
- a CDS encoding alpha/beta fold hydrolase yields the protein MVRANGITLHTQRLDPPHPPPADGSAPMPTAVLIHGMASDTMASWYFTLAEPLATAGFPVLLYDLRGHGRSDRPATGYALADFVDDLAGLLTELDVTGPLLLCGNSFGGTIAFGYAARHPERVAGIVAVESAPPIEEWMARVKVRLARVVDRLPREGTVAEIGLRRGRLAARRADDTRRMLTSTTLAEELPASALPPGEQLAAIGCPVLCVYGGRSAVHELAPAVRSLLPQARTVVLPDEKHTVLIDQPEQVRRHVFDWLTAECPPPVGGGTPAGPGVAAAGGLAVDHTTTS from the coding sequence ATGGTCCGGGCGAACGGGATCACGCTGCACACGCAGCGCCTGGACCCGCCCCACCCGCCGCCGGCCGACGGCTCCGCGCCGATGCCGACCGCCGTGCTGATCCACGGCATGGCCTCGGACACGATGGCGAGCTGGTACTTCACGCTTGCCGAGCCGCTGGCCACCGCCGGTTTCCCGGTGCTCCTGTACGACCTGCGCGGGCACGGTCGCAGCGACCGCCCGGCCACCGGGTACGCCCTCGCCGACTTCGTCGACGACCTGGCGGGACTGCTCACCGAGCTGGACGTGACCGGTCCGCTGCTGCTCTGCGGCAACTCCTTCGGCGGCACGATCGCCTTCGGGTACGCGGCGCGGCACCCGGAGCGGGTCGCCGGGATCGTGGCGGTCGAGTCGGCCCCGCCGATCGAGGAGTGGATGGCCCGGGTGAAGGTCCGCCTCGCCCGGGTCGTCGACCGGCTCCCCCGGGAGGGCACGGTGGCCGAGATCGGGCTCCGGCGGGGGCGGCTCGCCGCCCGCCGGGCCGACGACACCCGCCGGATGCTGACCAGCACCACGCTCGCCGAGGAGCTGCCGGCCAGCGCGCTGCCGCCGGGCGAGCAGCTCGCGGCCATCGGCTGCCCGGTGCTCTGCGTCTACGGCGGCCGGTCCGCCGTGCACGAGCTGGCCCCGGCGGTCCGATCGCTGCTTCCCCAGGCCCGCACGGTCGTTCTCCCGGACGAGAAGCACACCGTCCTGATCGACCAGCCCGAGCAGGTACGCCGGCACGTCTTCGACTGGCTGACCGCCGAGTGCCCGCCGCCCGTCGGAGGAGGGACTCCCGCCGGACCCGGGGTCGCCGCCGCGGGTGGGCTCGCCGTCGACCACACCACCACCTCATGA
- a CDS encoding type I polyketide synthase — protein sequence MTKPDQQIAIVGMAALMPGAGDLDSYWHNLVAGVDAITDVPTHRWDEEFYDPEQAHRADRMYCRRGGFVDEYATFEPLKFGVMPASVHEIEPDQLITLEVAAKAIDDAGGPDRLPSGERVGVILGRGGILSPAQARYAQRVRMSSQVISILRELIPDVDPARLEMLRKKFDERLGPYQPEGTIGLVPNLAASRVANRLNLRGPAYTIDAACASSLIAVDQGITELQNGRLDAVLAGGVHHVHDISFWSVFNQLRALSRQGEIRPFDANADGLLIGEGTGIVVLKRYADAVRDGDRVYAVIRGSGVSSDGKSASMFNPAVSGQVLAIERAWAAAGLDPTAPDAVGLLEAHGTGTPTGDAAELTTIGQTFGAYRGGPKPVIGSVKSMIGHTMPAAGAAGLIKATLAVYRGVLLPTLHCENPRAEMAGTRFAPITSAQPWESDGPRRAGVNAFGFGGINAHVIVEQVSDSAGVALPTSGLTATADGRVVVDEPDQVLWLAAPTPAALAELLAADDATVRRLGAERAQAVPGPVDGSERVRLGIVNPSDKLLTVARKTVARGQAWRGGRDIWFTPDPLLAGGGKLISVFPGLEAEFAPRTTDLAAHFGLPDRPWSMADLGQHGAGLIEVGKILHEALRRMNVTPDAVAGHSIGEWTAAAVSGQADGASMDEFLAMFSAESVEISGYVFAAAATAADQVTPLLSDFPGVVLSHDNAPQQCVVNGPETEVDRLVEVLRGRNVFCQKLPFKSAFHTPIFGDGLRSIGDALGRLRVQPSQLPIWSGTLAAPCPEDIDEIRHLFIRHMMEPVWFRQTVANMYDAGFRVFLQVGAGQLASLVDDNLRGKDHLAIPVNVSHRSGLNQLRRVATALWVEGGSPDLRVLSTPGGRAPAAKSTVGSGKRGPTIKLDLGGPLVRLGEDAAGLLGLPTSGNGSPVAAAPAAAAQPAAPAATGETAGALAALNQLAGHSRAAAELAALLRDTAQGTASVLAKAGGTAAPVGPRPATAATPPAAAPRSSVAPPVAPRAGTAPAAAPRPGTAPTPPRPGTPPVAGARPVTPVRATPPTVAAQRPATPQAARPAPAASREVGRVTLRVSIETMPYLRDHCFFVQPDDWPNIEDRWPVVPATALVQHMMDAAEQLLPGQRVIEVHDAKFNRWLIAEPAQDVEITVREAGANRYTCAIGSYARATVEMATAYPEPTEQPWTHDPATERPTTLPADEMYAERLMFHGPQFQGVTTIHAIGDMHVRGVVTAPVPPGALLDNALQVIGNWLITTQPIRTVALPVGLRNVQFFGPPPPAGRAFECVARVRSIDDGQLVADTQLSYQGRVWAQINGAVDRRFDSHPQARVAERFPEKYPMSLFQPEGWTMAFDCWTDLVTRGMAARGILGGAANAEYERQPAKTRKQWMLGRIAAKDAVRARLWEDGHTDIYPIELTVGNDPDGRPWVKGREGRGMRDCEVSLAHCQEIGVAIAKPRTPGEPIGGPGVGIDVAEIADLPAGCVLDPAETALLESLAGTDAARRQLWATRFRAARETVGKAEGVGPAGGPHPIAVRAATDEALTVEVAGRTYRVGHREVANPDDLPPRRYVVAWTWGPEPATAPGGTRS from the coding sequence GTGACCAAGCCCGATCAGCAGATCGCGATCGTCGGGATGGCCGCGCTCATGCCCGGGGCCGGCGACCTGGACAGCTACTGGCACAACCTGGTCGCCGGGGTGGACGCGATCACCGACGTCCCGACGCACCGCTGGGACGAGGAGTTCTACGACCCCGAGCAGGCCCACCGGGCGGACCGGATGTACTGCCGGCGGGGCGGCTTCGTCGACGAGTACGCCACCTTCGAGCCGCTGAAGTTCGGCGTGATGCCCGCGTCGGTGCACGAGATCGAGCCCGACCAGCTCATCACGCTCGAGGTGGCCGCGAAGGCCATCGACGACGCGGGCGGCCCGGACCGGCTCCCGTCGGGGGAGCGGGTCGGGGTGATCCTGGGCCGGGGTGGCATCCTCAGCCCCGCCCAGGCCCGGTACGCCCAGCGGGTCCGGATGTCCAGCCAGGTCATCAGCATCCTCCGGGAACTGATCCCGGACGTCGACCCGGCCCGGCTCGAGATGCTGCGCAAGAAGTTCGACGAGCGGCTCGGCCCGTACCAGCCGGAGGGGACCATCGGCCTGGTGCCGAACCTGGCCGCCTCCCGGGTGGCGAACCGGCTCAACCTGCGCGGTCCGGCGTACACCATCGACGCGGCCTGCGCCTCGTCGCTGATCGCGGTCGACCAGGGCATCACCGAGCTCCAGAACGGCCGGTTGGACGCGGTGCTGGCCGGCGGCGTGCACCACGTGCACGACATCAGCTTCTGGTCGGTGTTCAACCAGCTCCGGGCGCTGTCCCGGCAGGGCGAGATCCGGCCGTTCGACGCGAACGCCGACGGGCTGCTGATCGGCGAGGGCACCGGCATCGTGGTGCTCAAGCGGTACGCCGACGCGGTGCGCGACGGCGACCGGGTCTACGCGGTGATCCGGGGCAGCGGGGTCTCCAGTGACGGCAAGTCGGCGAGCATGTTCAACCCGGCGGTCTCCGGTCAGGTGCTGGCCATCGAACGGGCCTGGGCGGCGGCCGGGCTCGACCCGACCGCGCCGGACGCGGTGGGCCTGCTGGAGGCGCACGGCACCGGCACCCCCACCGGCGACGCGGCCGAGCTGACCACCATCGGGCAGACCTTCGGGGCGTACCGGGGCGGTCCGAAGCCGGTGATCGGCTCGGTGAAGTCGATGATCGGCCACACCATGCCGGCGGCTGGCGCCGCCGGCCTGATCAAGGCGACCCTCGCCGTCTACCGGGGCGTGCTGCTGCCCACCCTGCACTGCGAGAACCCCCGGGCCGAGATGGCCGGAACCCGGTTCGCGCCGATCACCTCCGCCCAGCCCTGGGAGAGCGACGGCCCACGCCGGGCCGGGGTGAACGCCTTCGGCTTCGGCGGGATCAACGCCCACGTGATCGTCGAGCAGGTGTCCGACTCGGCCGGGGTCGCTCTGCCGACGTCCGGGCTGACCGCGACGGCCGACGGCAGGGTGGTGGTGGACGAGCCGGACCAGGTGCTCTGGCTCGCCGCGCCGACCCCGGCCGCGCTCGCCGAACTGCTCGCCGCCGACGACGCGACGGTACGCCGGCTCGGTGCCGAGCGGGCCCAGGCCGTGCCCGGCCCGGTCGACGGCTCCGAACGCGTCCGGCTCGGCATCGTCAACCCCAGCGACAAGCTGCTGACCGTGGCCCGCAAGACGGTCGCCCGGGGCCAGGCGTGGCGGGGCGGCCGGGACATCTGGTTCACCCCGGACCCGCTGCTGGCCGGTGGCGGCAAGCTCATCTCGGTCTTCCCGGGCCTGGAGGCGGAGTTCGCGCCCCGGACCACCGACCTGGCCGCCCACTTCGGCCTGCCGGACCGCCCCTGGTCGATGGCGGACCTCGGGCAGCACGGCGCCGGCCTGATCGAGGTGGGCAAGATCCTGCACGAGGCGCTGCGCCGGATGAACGTGACGCCGGACGCGGTCGCCGGGCACAGCATCGGCGAGTGGACCGCCGCCGCGGTCAGCGGCCAGGCCGACGGGGCCAGCATGGACGAGTTCCTCGCCATGTTCAGCGCCGAGTCGGTGGAGATCTCCGGGTACGTCTTCGCCGCCGCCGCCACGGCGGCGGACCAGGTCACGCCTCTGCTGTCCGACTTCCCCGGGGTGGTGCTCTCGCACGACAACGCGCCCCAGCAGTGCGTGGTCAACGGGCCGGAGACCGAGGTCGACCGGCTGGTGGAGGTGCTGCGCGGGCGGAACGTCTTCTGCCAGAAGCTGCCCTTCAAGTCGGCGTTCCACACCCCGATCTTCGGTGACGGGCTCCGCTCGATCGGCGACGCGCTGGGCCGGCTGCGGGTGCAGCCGAGCCAGCTGCCGATCTGGTCGGGCACCCTGGCCGCGCCGTGTCCCGAAGACATCGACGAGATTCGCCACCTGTTCATCCGGCACATGATGGAGCCGGTCTGGTTCCGGCAGACCGTCGCCAACATGTACGACGCCGGCTTCCGGGTCTTCCTCCAGGTCGGCGCCGGGCAGCTCGCCTCGCTCGTCGACGACAACCTGCGCGGCAAGGACCACCTGGCGATCCCGGTCAACGTCTCGCACCGCAGCGGGCTCAACCAGCTCCGCCGGGTGGCGACCGCGCTCTGGGTGGAGGGCGGGTCGCCGGACCTGCGCGTGCTGTCCACCCCGGGCGGCCGCGCCCCGGCGGCGAAGAGCACCGTGGGCAGCGGCAAGCGTGGCCCGACCATCAAGCTCGACCTGGGTGGGCCGCTGGTCCGGCTCGGCGAGGACGCGGCCGGCCTGCTCGGCCTCCCGACCTCGGGCAACGGGTCCCCGGTCGCCGCCGCTCCGGCCGCTGCCGCCCAGCCCGCCGCTCCGGCGGCGACCGGCGAGACCGCCGGGGCACTGGCCGCGCTCAACCAGCTCGCCGGGCACTCCCGGGCCGCCGCGGAACTCGCCGCCCTGCTCCGGGACACCGCCCAGGGCACGGCGAGCGTGCTGGCCAAGGCGGGTGGCACGGCCGCGCCCGTCGGGCCGCGTCCCGCCACTGCGGCGACCCCGCCGGCCGCCGCGCCCCGGTCGTCCGTCGCGCCACCGGTCGCCCCCCGTGCCGGAACCGCGCCGGCCGCCGCACCCCGACCGGGCACCGCACCGACCCCGCCCCGGCCCGGCACCCCGCCGGTCGCCGGAGCCCGTCCGGTCACGCCGGTCCGGGCCACCCCGCCGACCGTCGCCGCACAGCGGCCGGCCACCCCGCAGGCCGCCCGCCCGGCACCGGCCGCCAGCCGGGAGGTCGGTCGGGTCACCCTGCGGGTCTCCATCGAGACCATGCCGTACCTGCGGGACCACTGCTTCTTCGTGCAGCCGGACGACTGGCCGAACATCGAGGACCGCTGGCCGGTGGTGCCGGCGACCGCCCTGGTCCAGCACATGATGGACGCCGCCGAGCAGCTGCTGCCCGGCCAGCGGGTGATCGAGGTGCACGACGCCAAGTTCAACCGCTGGTTGATCGCCGAGCCGGCCCAGGACGTCGAGATCACCGTGCGGGAGGCCGGGGCAAACCGGTACACCTGCGCGATCGGCTCGTACGCCCGGGCCACCGTCGAGATGGCCACCGCCTACCCGGAGCCGACCGAGCAGCCCTGGACGCACGACCCGGCCACCGAGCGTCCGACCACCCTCCCCGCGGACGAGATGTACGCGGAGCGGCTGATGTTCCACGGTCCGCAGTTCCAGGGGGTCACCACGATCCACGCCATCGGTGACATGCACGTGCGGGGCGTCGTCACCGCCCCGGTGCCGCCCGGTGCGCTGCTGGACAACGCGCTCCAGGTCATCGGCAACTGGCTGATCACCACCCAGCCGATCCGGACCGTGGCGTTGCCGGTCGGTCTCCGGAACGTCCAGTTCTTCGGGCCGCCCCCGCCCGCCGGTCGGGCGTTCGAGTGCGTCGCCCGGGTCCGCTCCATCGACGACGGGCAACTCGTCGCGGACACCCAGCTCAGCTACCAGGGCCGGGTCTGGGCGCAGATCAACGGCGCGGTGGACCGGCGCTTCGACAGCCATCCGCAGGCCCGGGTCGCCGAGCGCTTCCCGGAGAAGTACCCGATGTCGCTGTTCCAGCCGGAGGGCTGGACGATGGCCTTCGACTGCTGGACGGACCTGGTCACCCGGGGCATGGCCGCCCGCGGCATCCTCGGTGGCGCCGCCAACGCCGAGTACGAACGGCAGCCGGCGAAGACCCGCAAGCAGTGGATGCTCGGCCGGATCGCGGCCAAGGACGCCGTCCGGGCCCGCCTCTGGGAGGACGGGCACACCGACATCTATCCGATCGAGCTGACCGTCGGCAACGACCCGGACGGCCGCCCCTGGGTGAAGGGCCGGGAGGGTCGGGGCATGCGCGACTGCGAGGTCTCGCTGGCGCACTGCCAGGAGATCGGCGTGGCCATCGCGAAGCCGCGTACCCCCGGTGAACCGATCGGTGGACCGGGCGTCGGCATCGACGTCGCGGAGATCGCCGACCTGCCGGCGGGCTGCGTGCTCGACCCGGCGGAGACCGCGCTGCTGGAGTCGCTGGCCGGCACGGACGCCGCGCGACGCCAGCTCTGGGCGACCCGGTTCCGGGCGGCCCGGGAGACGGTCGGCAAGGCGGAGGGCGTCGGCCCGGCCGGCGGCCCGCACCCGATCGCCGTCCGGGCGGCCACCGACGAGGCGCTCACCGTCGAGGTCGCCGGCCGGACCTACCGGGTCGGCCACCGGGAGGTCGCCAACCCCGACGACCTGCCGCCCCGGCGGTACGTCGTGGCCTGGACCTGGGGTCCGGAGCCCGCCACCGCCCCCGGTGGCACCCGTTCCTGA
- a CDS encoding sulfotransferase domain-containing protein, producing MDTPITGRSIIISSGRCGSTLLSDLIAEEPDTLSAQEFFMSVAPWARSAEVITGAEYWEVLASPKAELATLFRIGLSPKELHYPSTGRWGDRMTELPRILAITLSKVSDDPDALFDELARRVPDFPEQSVARHHQDFLDLLAVLTGRKRWVERSGGSSHVAPYLLRGFPAAKIVYLTRDWEPTAKSMSRHSSFQLLQIRVEFLGRCGLDPFRLQPGDAVPEELEQYLPDRLTPDALRERGHNLRRYVALCAFMAAQAEQALADQKPAHLLTMRYEELVADPVAELGRLGRFLDFDDAEGWAERVADRVVDPSRARQPVG from the coding sequence ATGGACACCCCGATCACCGGTCGGTCGATCATCATCAGCAGTGGACGGTGCGGGTCGACGCTCCTCTCCGACCTGATCGCGGAGGAGCCGGACACGCTCTCCGCCCAGGAGTTCTTCATGTCGGTGGCACCCTGGGCGCGCAGCGCCGAGGTGATCACCGGGGCGGAGTACTGGGAGGTGCTGGCCAGCCCCAAGGCGGAACTGGCCACGCTGTTCCGGATCGGGCTGTCGCCGAAGGAGCTGCACTACCCGTCCACCGGCCGGTGGGGCGACCGGATGACCGAGCTGCCCCGGATCCTGGCGATCACCCTGTCGAAGGTCTCCGACGACCCGGACGCCCTCTTCGACGAGCTGGCCCGCCGGGTGCCCGACTTCCCCGAGCAGAGCGTGGCCCGGCACCACCAGGACTTCCTGGACCTGCTGGCCGTGCTGACCGGCAGGAAGCGCTGGGTGGAGCGTTCCGGAGGCTCCAGCCACGTGGCCCCGTACCTGCTCCGGGGCTTCCCGGCGGCCAAGATTGTCTACCTGACCCGGGACTGGGAGCCCACCGCGAAGTCGATGAGCCGGCACTCGTCGTTCCAACTCCTCCAGATCCGCGTGGAGTTCCTCGGCCGGTGCGGGCTGGACCCGTTCCGGCTGCAGCCGGGTGACGCCGTACCGGAGGAGCTGGAGCAGTACCTGCCGGACCGGCTGACCCCCGACGCGCTCCGCGAGCGTGGCCACAACCTGCGCCGCTACGTCGCTCTCTGCGCGTTCATGGCGGCGCAGGCCGAGCAGGCGCTGGCCGACCAGAAGCCCGCCCACCTGTTGACCATGCGGTACGAGGAACTGGTCGCCGATCCGGTCGCCGAGTTGGGCCGGCTCGGTCGCTTCCTCGACTTCGACGACGCCGAGGGGTGGGCCGAGCGGGTCGCCGACCGCGTCGTCGACCCGTCCCGTGCCCGTCAGCCGGTCGGCTGA
- a CDS encoding acyl carrier protein, whose product MSATQAKVLADITQMIQAVLGDFVADQEITMDTTFRDELGMESIDVVSLAGRLQTRYGDTVNFAHFVAKLDLENVADLTVGHLVTHIADALDAKAGGTVEVAAR is encoded by the coding sequence ATGTCCGCCACGCAGGCCAAGGTCCTCGCCGACATCACCCAGATGATCCAGGCCGTGCTCGGTGACTTCGTCGCCGACCAGGAGATCACCATGGACACCACCTTCCGGGACGAGCTCGGCATGGAGAGCATCGACGTGGTCTCCCTCGCCGGCCGGCTCCAGACCCGGTACGGGGACACCGTCAACTTCGCGCACTTCGTCGCCAAGCTGGACCTGGAGAACGTCGCCGACCTGACCGTCGGGCACCTGGTCACGCACATCGCCGACGCGCTCGACGCGAAGGCCGGCGGCACGGTCGAGGTGGCCGCCCGGTGA